The proteins below come from a single Pyramidobacter porci genomic window:
- a CDS encoding 4Fe-4S binding protein — translation MAVYVDGNLCKGCRLCVAACPKKVMQMTSEVNRKGFNVAAAVGVENCIKCGLCERTCPDFAIHVE, via the coding sequence ATGGCGGTTTATGTAGACGGTAATCTCTGTAAAGGGTGCAGGCTCTGTGTCGCCGCCTGCCCGAAAAAGGTAATGCAGATGACGTCCGAGGTCAACAGGAAGGGCTTCAACGTCGCAGCTGCCGTTGGCGTCGAGAATTGCATCAAGTGCGGACTCTGCGAGCGTACATGCCCGGACTTTGCGATTCATGTTGAGTAG